A segment of the Hallerella succinigenes genome:
ACAAGCCTTTTCTGTTCCCTTGAGGAGCAGTTGAACCACAAGCATTCCCTCTACGTTCTCGCGAACAAGATTGACTGGAACAAGTTCGAGACCGAGTTTTCGAAACGGTTTGACGACAAAATGGGTGCGCCGAACAAGCCGATCCGTCTCATGACCGGGCTCATCATCCTGAAGCACATCCGCAACGTATCGGACGAGTCCGTCGTGGAGCAGTTTCAGGAAAACGCCTATTACCAGTATTTTTGCGGAGAACGGTTCTTCTCGACGGAGCAACCCTGCGACCCGAGCGAACTTGTTCACTTCCGGCACATGATTGGCGAAGCGGGCATGGACATGATCCTCAAGGAAAGTATCCTCGTCAACGATGACCACGATAAACAAGGACCGACAGGATGCGGCACGGTCTTTCTTGACACGACCGTGCAGGAAAAGAACATCACGTTCCCTACAGACGCCAAACTTGCGAACAAGATAATAGAACAGGTACAGAGGATCGTGGAAGAGCATGATCTTCCGCAAAGACAGTCCTACAAGAGAACCTTGAAGAAGGTCCATCGTGACCAGCGTTTCCGCAATCACCCGAAGAACGGCAAGAAGGCTCACAAGGCAGATCGCAGGCTGAAGACAATCGCGGGACGGCTCGTCCGTGAATTAGAGCGAAATCTCGCCAGCAAGAACTTGTTGAACACGTACAAAGAAAAAATCGAGCTTTTCAAAAAAGTTCTGGCACAGAAGAAATGCGACAAGGACAAGGTCTATTCGCTTCACGAACCCGAAGTAAAATGCATCGGCAAGGGCAAGGAACACAAGAAATACGAGTTCGGCAACAAGGTGTCAATCGCCCGGAGCTACAGCGGCATCATTGTCGGCGCGGTCTCGTTCCGGGACGAGTATGACGGACATACGATAGACGATACGCTTGACCATGTTGAACAAATGCTTGGATTCAGGCCGAGCCAGGCCGCATGCGACCGAGGCTACCGCGGACAAAAGGAATCCGGAACGACAAAGATCGTGATACCGGACGTCCCGAAGAAAAACGCGACTTACTACCAGAAGGAAAAGGCTCACAAGCTTTTTTGCAAGAGGGCAGGCATCGAGCCTATCAACGGCCACCTGAAAAGCGACCACCGTATGGGTAGAAATTTCTACAAGGGAATCTTTGGCGACATGCTCAATGCAAAGCTTGCAGCAGCGGCGTTCAACTTCAAGAGGGCCATGAGGCGCTTTTTTGTCCTGTTGGAATGGCTATACTGTTGCTTCCTTTGCCGGGAAGGGGTGAATAAAAACGGCGAACCTCCTTATCCTGCGCTCGCGAAGTGACTTTTTAAGGGTCAACTAGCTAGCCCCACAGCCTTCATATATACCTCCTGAACACAAATCCCCGGTGCAACGCGCATCGGGGATTTTTCGCAGATTCCACAAGGGTGTGTATTTTACGGAAAATCACGGAACCTTACATGCCTAAACTGGTGCGTCATCGCAACGCTTCCGTCTACAGCATGTCTTTCCGTTGCAATACGCTCCGTTGTGCTGTAAACGCACCGGACGCCATGGGCGCGGCACCACTGGAGTACGCCCACCGTTGCGCCCCATTCTCCTTGCGCCCAGACAACATCGTCCTTTGAAGCGACTTGCCCAAGCCAGTCCAAAACGGGTTGAACAAACGCTACCACAGAATCCGTTTCAGGAGGAACCTCGCCCCATCTTTTTTTTAGGGATTCCGGCAAATCGACACACTCTACAACGCCGAGCATCCGCTTGGCATCGTTTATCTGCATTTCGGTAGCAGTATGATTTGTCACATTGAAAATTTTTGCCATTACGCCTTGCTCCGGCGACGGTCCATTTTTTGGTAGTTGCTGTAACCGAGCAGCTTTGCCGCCTTGGTCTTTTCTCCGTTACATTGCGCAATTGCTTTGTCTATAAAGTTTGCGCGAATTTCGTCCAGTTTCGCCTCCAAATCAAAAGGCAGCAAAACAGGGCCTTTGGGTAAATCAAAATCTTGCGTTTCCGTATTTACGCGGTCGGGGCTATCGATAAAGCTCTCATCAAACAAGTCCGAAAACTTGATGCACGTTCCTCCGCAAGTAATTTTTGTAACTGCAGCGCGGTATATGCGGTTTTCGAGTTCACGGAAGTTGCCAGGCCAGCTATAACCGCTTTTGGCATTGTCGTTGTAAAAATTACTATCGATTTTCATTTTAGTAAGTTGTTCCGCAACGACTTCGCTGGAGTCCGCCTGCATTTCCTTAAACTTGTCCAAAAAATTGTTCGCATTTTGCAAGCAATCCTTTGGGCGGATTCTTAAAGGCGGAACATGTACATGAAACTTGTTGATTCGGTTGAACAAGTCTTCACGGAATCGACCTTCGTTAATTTCTTTGCGCAAGTCCTTGTTGGTCGCACAAATGACCTTAGGCGGATCCTGCAGCTTAATTGGTTCATCGGTTCCTAACGGTTGAATTTCGTTGTCCTGAAAGAAACGGAGCAGCAAGGCTTGAGCCGATAACGGGAGGTCCCCGATTTCATCCAAGAACAGGCAGCCCTTCTCGCCGGCAGCTTTAATTTTCCCTTCTCGGTTTGATTCCGCTCCAGAAAAAGCACCTCTTTTGTGTCCAAACAGTTCACTAGCTATCAGGTTTTCTGAAAATGCAGAGCAGTTCACGTTGAGCATTTCCTTGGAGCGATTTCTTTTGGTCCTGATTGAATTCACGCCCCACATCAACTGGGCATATCCGGTCTTGCCACAACCATTGTCTCCCGTAATCAGAACTGGCTGGCTTCCGCTCATCTTTGCAATGACATAAGCCTCCCTGAAACATTTCAATGAAGGTTCATCCAAGCAATCAAGCTTATTGTATTGCTGCGCCAACTCTTGGCAGCTCTCTTGCGATGCTATCGCAGGAAACAAATCGTATTTCACAGCACTAACCTCTTATAAAAGTTTCAGGGCCAAATAAGACCAAAGTTCTGCCGAAGTTTTGTCCAATGTATTTGGGTCGATCCATTGCGGCGAACCGATTTCGGAATCAAAAACTAGCACCGAATCGTCAACC
Coding sequences within it:
- a CDS encoding IS5 family transposase: MYRPPKSHAQTSLFCSLEEQLNHKHSLYVLANKIDWNKFETEFSKRFDDKMGAPNKPIRLMTGLIILKHIRNVSDESVVEQFQENAYYQYFCGERFFSTEQPCDPSELVHFRHMIGEAGMDMILKESILVNDDHDKQGPTGCGTVFLDTTVQEKNITFPTDAKLANKIIEQVQRIVEEHDLPQRQSYKRTLKKVHRDQRFRNHPKNGKKAHKADRRLKTIAGRLVRELERNLASKNLLNTYKEKIELFKKVLAQKKCDKDKVYSLHEPEVKCIGKGKEHKKYEFGNKVSIARSYSGIIVGAVSFRDEYDGHTIDDTLDHVEQMLGFRPSQAACDRGYRGQKESGTTKIVIPDVPKKNATYYQKEKAHKLFCKRAGIEPINGHLKSDHRMGRNFYKGIFGDMLNAKLAAAAFNFKRAMRRFFVLLEWLYCCFLCREGVNKNGEPPYPALAK
- the csx20 gene encoding CRISPR-associated protein Csx20 produces the protein MAKIFNVTNHTATEMQINDAKRMLGVVECVDLPESLKKRWGEVPPETDSVVAFVQPVLDWLGQVASKDDVVWAQGEWGATVGVLQWCRAHGVRCVYSTTERIATERHAVDGSVAMTHQFRHVRFRDFP
- a CDS encoding sigma-54-dependent transcriptional regulator encodes the protein MKYDLFPAIASQESCQELAQQYNKLDCLDEPSLKCFREAYVIAKMSGSQPVLITGDNGCGKTGYAQLMWGVNSIRTKRNRSKEMLNVNCSAFSENLIASELFGHKRGAFSGAESNREGKIKAAGEKGCLFLDEIGDLPLSAQALLLRFFQDNEIQPLGTDEPIKLQDPPKVICATNKDLRKEINEGRFREDLFNRINKFHVHVPPLRIRPKDCLQNANNFLDKFKEMQADSSEVVAEQLTKMKIDSNFYNDNAKSGYSWPGNFRELENRIYRAAVTKITCGGTCIKFSDLFDESFIDSPDRVNTETQDFDLPKGPVLLPFDLEAKLDEIRANFIDKAIAQCNGEKTKAAKLLGYSNYQKMDRRRSKA